A genome region from Bombus pyrosoma isolate SC7728 linkage group LG14, ASM1482585v1, whole genome shotgun sequence includes the following:
- the LOC122574713 gene encoding uncharacterized protein LOC122574713, which yields MCSIARLLSCALLLLSGAIVVIASEQAVSNFETVHTSNAAILNRLGLAPLQIPDGHHKKRLAGPEPPGLGSQTRIHQPYSRRHGHRDSHVYIVKLPASPPYYTITKPHKTAKDDKITKTGPNFPVGFQGNGKPAKIYHWNLPVVKKIGEKKRLYSQMKLEQAKKKMDVTKKYQNSKNFVGSSKISQDLPRQENKKYLENNNDKINGRQSSDSPSKHVRNNDKRLNYPDHEEKKNESTKKNESTKKSSTNLSNKTYRLDDSGVHRIHLTNELHGSRNTAKVKKHRKKAAMSYYAPITGKSGSTSIHKNFPGNGKPKAFYVMEKSRKPVYYHPLLP from the coding sequence ATTGCTGAGCTGCGCGCTGCTGCTCCTTTCGGGCGCCATCGTCGTAATCGCATCCGAGCAAGCGGTGTCCAACTTTGAGACGGTTCACACGAGCAACGCGGCGATCTTGAATCGGCTCGGTCTCGCGCCGCTTCAGATCCCCGATGGACACCATAAGAAACGTCTGGCTGGTCCCGAGCCGCCTGGACTCGGCTCCCAGACACGGATCCACCAACCTTACAGCCGTCGACACGGACATAGAGACAGCCACGTCTACATCGTGAAGCTTCCTGCCAGTCCGCCATACTACACAATCACGAAACCGCACAAAACGGCGAAAGACGACAAGATAACGAAAACTGGGCCGAATTTCCCCGTAGGATTTCAAGGAAACGGGAAACCAGCAAAGATCTATCACTGGAATCTTCCTGTCGTGAAGAAGATCGGCGAGAAGAAGAGGCTGTATTCTCAGATGAAGCTGGAGCAAGCTAAGAAGAAGATGGACGTCACCAAAAAGTATCAGAACTCGAAGAATTTTGTAGGCAGTTCAAAGATCAGTCAGGATCTTCCTCGTCAAGagaataagaaatatcttGAGAACAACAACGACAAGATTAACGGTCGTCAAAGTAGTGACAGTCCATCGAAACACGTAAGAAACAATGATAAGAGGCTCAACTATCCGGAtcacgaagagaagaaaaacgaatcgacgaagaaaaacgaatcAACGAAGAAAAGCAGCACCAACTTAAGTAACAAGACCTACAGGCTGGATGATTCAGGCGTGCACAGGATTCACCTGACGAACGAACTTCACGGCTCGAGGAACACGGCAAAGGTGAAGAAACACCGGAAGAAGGCAGCCATGTCGTACTACGCGCCAATCACCGGCAAGTCCGGCTCCACTAGCATCCACAAGAACTTCCCCGGAAATGGGAAACCGAAGGCGTTCTACGTGATGGAGAAGAGTCGCAAGCCCGTCTACTATCATCCCTTGTTACCTTAA
- the LOC122574714 gene encoding uncharacterized protein LOC122574714 has translation MKISATLLVCAVASAAAVPLQDTLNDARLFPRNKDAVPVSTEPGIVTGKDATNQSTKKQSEKTDSGTKESKSSLLASIQDNNQGKLEVGRFSKQSNEVKATKKNRKHKAIFVNYPLVSQLPFSNVPYDIDYPSSFDTEERTMSDPNRYEESNIFYIRLPPTPYMFVPGLGYISQPPTYSTASLRPHVPYTRPGRPKPNYQQPVNPFIKLPIDFVSNGKPTSVYQWQKKTNKKPTDSPITNLDSVSADFVSNGKPTSIYQWQGNLKPTKKPADDLVNNLDKGPYTFNGKPTSFFLLKSDGTAGARQAFRYPDYRQDNSYY, from the coding sequence ATGAAGATCTCGGCGACTTTATTGGTTTGCGCGGTGGCATCGGCGGCGGCGGTACCGCTCCAAGACACCCTGAATGACGCTCGATTGTTCCCTCGGAACAAGGACGCGGTTCCAGTTTCCACGGAACCCGGGATTGTCACCGGCAAGGACGCGACGAATCAGTCGACAAAAAAGCAATCAGAGAAGACCGACAGTGGAACGAAAGAGTCGAAATCATCATTGCTAGCCTCGATTCAAGATAATAATCAAGGCAAGCTTGAGGTTGGCCGTTTCTCAAAGCAATCCAACGAAGTCAAAGCAACTAAGAAGAATCGGAAGCATAAAGCCATCTTCGTCAATTATCCTCTCGTTTCACAGCTTCCATTCTCTAACGTCCCCTACGACATCGATTATCCCAGCAGCTTCGATACCGAAGAACGTACCATGTCGGATCCGAATAGATACGAGGAAAGCAACATCTTTTACATCAGGCTACCACCCACGCCGTACATGTTCGTGCCAGGTTTAGGCTATATCTCGCAACCGCCCACTTACTCCACAGCCAGCCTTCGGCCGCATGTCCCGTACACGAGACCCGGAAGGCCGAAACCAAACTACCAGCAACCCGTTAACCCGTTCATCAAGCTGCCCATCGATTTTGTGAGCAACGGGAAACCGACGTCGGTCTACCAATGGCAAAAGAAGACGAACAAGAAACCAACGGACAGCCCAATCACCAATCTGGACAGCGTTTCGGCGGACTTTGTGAGCAATGGGAAACCAACATCGATTTATCAATGGCAGGGCAATTTAAAACCGACCAAGAAACCAGCGGACGATTTGGTCAACAACCTGGACAAGGGCCCGTACACGTTTAATGGCAAGCCTACCAGTTTCTTTCTGTTGAAGTCTGATGGAACCGCAGGGGCACGTCAGGCTTTCCGGTACCCTGACTACCGGCAAGATAATTCCTACTATTGA